DNA sequence from the Peptoniphilus sp. GNH genome:
AAAGAGAAAATAACCTTTACAATCAAATATTAGGGATATGAGAAGAAGTTAAACAGGCAGAAAAAGTTAAGACTTGCATAGAGCCGTTACAGGAACAATAAAAACGACTATCACAGGTAAAACAGAACGAGTTAGACCAATAAAAAACAAAAGTGAAATATTTATAACTTAAGCATTGACATCAAGTTTTTTTGTGTGATATATTTATAACATCGAGTTAGAAATATATCACTTGAAATTATACGTAAGGAGAATTTGACATGAAAAACAAAGTATCTATACGAGAAGTTGTTGCAACAAAAATTATTATTGCAATTTTAATTGCGGGATATTATTGGTTGTGGAGCAGAAACGACTATCAGCCTGAATACCAACAGTTTTCAAGCTATTGGGGTTTTATTCTATTTTTGATGCTGATAGTGCATTATTTTAGAGTAAAAAAATATAAGAAAGAATACTTTGATGAATTTGCAGAAAAAAATCTACACAGATGTGATTCAATATGCTTAAAAATTTTTTGTGTGTTAATGGTTATTATAGCGTATTTAGGAGGAATTTTAGGTCATGTAAACGCAATTTCAACAGCGTTGATGGGATGGCTTATTATCGGAAGCGTAATTGCAATTACAATACTTCGTACGATTATATTTTTAATTATGGATTCTAAAGGGGTATAATTATGGCATTTATAACGAAAGTGAAAGAATATCGAGAAAAGGCAAAATATAAGCAATCTGAACTTGCTGAAATGGTAAATGCCAGAAGAGAAACTATTGTACATCTTGAAAATGGGAAATATAATCCATCATTAAAATTAGCCATGGATATTGCAAAAGTATTTAATGTTAGTGTAGAAGATTTATTTGAATTTACAGATGATTGAGGCACACAATTTAATTTAGGAAATATAATATGCAATTCACAGGATTGCAATGGGACGATATAGATTTTGATACGGTCGAAGATTTAGATAAATATGATAGGAAAAAATATCTTGCTCCTATTTCTGTTATAAACTTAAAAAAGACTCCTGGAAAGACAACCTCAAATGATTCTGAGATAGATAAGTTTGCAAAAGAAGATAGAGAATTTATAAAAAATCAAGTTGAAATATATAGACCTGACCTTATAATTTGTGGAGGAACAGGAGATATATTCATTAAAAACATTCTTAATTTAGATACTAATTCTTGGACTTATGTTTATGACTATTTAAGTTATTTAATTTATAATGATACGATTATAGTTAAGACATTTCACCCAGCCTGCCGAAAGAGTAAACAAGATTTATTTGAAAATATAGTTTTACCGATTAGGGATATATTGAATAATAAATAGCAGAGATTTTAGTAATTGTTTTAAAGGAGAATACAAACATTCATTTTAAATTTAATATTTAAGTCGAGAACAATCTAAAGACGGGGAGAGTATATCTTCATCGTCTCTTTTTTTATTGCAAGAAAGGAGATTTATATGAAAAAATTAGAACAACTAAGACAAGAATCAAAATAAATAAAAGATAAAATTGACGATACAGAAGAAAGATTAAGGCAACTAAAAAATCAAGAAAAAAAGATATTAAAACAAGATATAGTAAAAAGAAGAAAAGAAAGAACTCATAGGCTCATAACAAGAGGAGCAATCTTATAAAGCCTTATAGAAAATGCAGAAGAACTAACAGATGAAGAAATAAAAATCCTACTAGAAAAAGCAACAAAGACAAAAGAATTTAAAGAGATAGACCTTGAAGTATCGATTTTAGAAGACTAGAAATAAGGTATATATAGGAGATAGAAATATTTTTGCTATAATACTACTATGCAACCAATAGACTAAGAATAGAAAATGAAAAAACTGGGTATAATAATACGCACGATTTGATTACTTTTAAGGAGGTAATTATGAAAAGTTTAAAGTGGTATACCATAGCTGCATGTATTTGGATATTTATATTTCCTATAACAGGAATAACTGGGTGGGCTTTTATGATTAGTGGTCCACTTGTTATAGTAGGAAGCATCTTGAAATTTGTGTTCAAATTATTTAGAATAGACCTGTATTGGTTAACTAAACCTAGCTTTGGTTTAGGAGTTTTACCAGACCTAATTATTTCTGTAATTGTTGGATTTTTACTAACTATTATTGGGATATGGTTATGGAGAATTACTAAGAGATTATATAAATGGTTAGTCTTAATAAAGCCTGAGAATTGTTAGATTTAATTATGAAGAAGAGAGATATTTAAAGCTCATATGAGAAAATGGTCAGATGGAGCAACCAAAACTGCTACTTGGGAAGTATATAAGTTTTTTCATGTAAATACAGTAGCTCCCTTTGGAACATTTAGAACTAAGATTAGGAAATGGAAGAAGTTGGCACTATAATATTATAGAAAATTAAGATATCTAGGAGGTACAGAGCAATGGTAATTTATAAATTTTCTTTTAAATAGTTAGAGAGGTTAAGTCCTCTCAAAAAATAGAGGAGGATTTATGATATATATTGACAAATTAAAAAAGGAAGTTGGAACAAGAGAATTGTTTTTCATTGAAAATCTAAGCATAAATCAAGATGAAAAGATAGGACTAATAGGAAATAATGGAGTTGGCAAAACAACACTATTTAGAATACTTTTAGGAATAGATACTGAATATAGTGGTTATGTAGATGTAAAGATGAAAATTAGTTCTTTATTAAATAATGAAAAGAATGATTTAAAAATTCAAAAATCTTACAGCCCTGGTGAATATCAAAGGCTAAGATTAGATGAAGTTTTATTAAAAGAGGAAAGTTTTCTTTTAATAGATGAGCCAACATCACACTTAGATATAGATCAGAAAGAAAAATTAGTAAAAGAATTAAAAAATAGAAACAAAGGATTTATAATTATTTCTCACGACCGTGATTTTATTAATCAAACTTGTGATAAAATTTTTGAATTATCAAATAAAAGTTTAGAAGTTTATAATGGAAATTATACGTTCTACCTTGAGGAGAGAATAAAAAGACAAAAATTTCTACAAAGAGAATATTTCAATTATATTTCTGAAAAGAATAGATTATTAAGTGTAGCAAGTGATATAAAAAAACAGTCTTCAAGGGTAAAAACAACACCTAAAAGAATGGGGAATTCTGAAGCAAGACTTCATAAAATGGGTGGTCAAGAAAATAAGAAAAAACTTGATAAACAAGTAAAAGCTATAGAATCAAGAATTAATCAATTAGAAGTTAAAGAAAGACCTAAAGAAGAAAAAGCAATTGAGCTTTCAATGCCTGAAAATAGAAAAATCCATTCAAAAATTTTGATTAGGTCGGAAAAACTTAATAAAAGATTTGGAGATAAAGTTATCTTTAATAATGCAAAATTGGAAATAGAAAATAATAGGAAGATAGCTTTATTAGGTATTAATGGTTCAGGCAAAACTACCCTTATAAATATGATTATAAATAAAGAAGTGTGGGTTCATCCAAACTTGAAAATTGGTTACTATAGTCAATTAGGAGAAATATTAAATCCATTAAATTCTATCTTAGAAAATGTTTTAGAAACTTCAATTTATGATCAGTCTATAACAAGGATAATATTAGCAAGATTAGGTTTTAAAAGAAATGACGTATTTAAAGATATAAATATTCTTAGTGATGGAGAGAGAGCAAAGGTAAAATTAGCTAAACTAATAACATCAGACTTTAATTTTATAATTATGGACGAGCCAACAAACTTTTTAGATATAAGGGCAATAGAAGCTCTTGAGGGATTGCTAAAATACTATGATAGACCAATACTTTTTGTTACTCATGATATTTCATTTATAAATAACTTAGCAGATGAATTGTTGATGATTGAGAATAAAAAGCTTAATAGATTCATTGGAAATCTGAGTCAGTATAGAGAAAGTAAAGCAAGATCTTCTAAAAAGACAAGTTCTAAAGATTTTCTTATAGATTTTAGATTAACGGCGATAAGCAATCGACTTGCTATGGAAATTCCAAAGAGTGAAAGAGAAGACTTGGAGGAAGAATATAAAAATTTATTAAGTCAGAAAAACAAATAGGATATATAGCCTAGGCGATAGAAATTAAAAAATCTATCGTCTTTTTTTATTGCAAGAAAGGAGATTTATATGAAAAAATTAGATCAACTAAGACAAGAGTCAAAAGAAAAAAGATATTAAAACAAGACATAGTGAAAAGAAGAAAAGAAAGAACTCATAGGCTCATAACAAGAGGAGAAATCTTAGAAAGCCTTATAGAAAATGCAGAAGAACTAACAGATGAAGAAATAAAAATCCTAGAAAAGCAACCAAGACAAAAAAATTTAGATAAACACTAAGAGTAATGAGAAAAAATGTAAAAATATTAGCATAGATATTATGTAAGGACTAATGAGGAAAAGGTAATCAAAAAAATATGAAAAGTATCGAAATTTAAACAAAATTATGTTAAACTATAGCCAATTAAAGAAAGATGAAATAATGAATAATAGAATTGAAAAATACCGTAAACCTTTAGGTTTATCGCAACATAGACTTGGGAAAAAGTAAGGATATCAAGGACGAGTATAAACAAAATAATCTTGATTATAAAGATTTATATTTAGGACTGTTTCCTCATTAAAGGTATGAAAGGAGATAAGGTTTGGATACACAAAATATAAACAAATGGATAAAAAATAATAAAATTCAAAAAATTCCGAAGAAAGAAAAAAATAAGATAGAATTATTTAATTATATAGCTAATTTAACCTTTGAAAAAAACGTACAATATACTGAAAAAGAAATTAATGAGAAATTAAAAAATTTCTATATTGATTATGCGATATTAAGAAGATACATGGTAGATTATAAAATATTATCTAGAACAAAAGATTGTAAGACATATTGGTATTAGATTATTATAAAGATTTATCATTAAATTAATGAAGCAACCAAAGAAATTATCTAGGTTGCTTTTTTCTTATCCTTTTTTATGGCAACTAGAAGTTAAGTTGAAAATTAAAATATAAAGAAAATAAATAATATAGAAGGTAAACATGGCAAAAAGAAGACAGAGATATAAAAATGAAATGCTTGAATTAAAGCTATTAGAGATTCAAAAGAAAATTAAAAGATAAATATTATTATACGGCTTGACAATTTTTAAATTTGAATTTATATTTTTCTTATAGACGCAATCGTCGGTAGAGGTGCTTATGAATAGAAATAAAAGAA
Encoded proteins:
- a CDS encoding ATP-binding cassette domain-containing protein, with protein sequence MIYIDKLKKEVGTRELFFIENLSINQDEKIGLIGNNGVGKTTLFRILLGIDTEYSGYVDVKMKISSLLNNEKNDLKIQKSYSPGEYQRLRLDEVLLKEESFLLIDEPTSHLDIDQKEKLVKELKNRNKGFIIISHDRDFINQTCDKIFELSNKSLEVYNGNYTFYLEERIKRQKFLQREYFNYISEKNRLLSVASDIKKQSSRVKTTPKRMGNSEARLHKMGGQENKKKLDKQVKAIESRINQLEVKERPKEEKAIELSMPENRKIHSKILIRSEKLNKRFGDKVIFNNAKLEIENNRKIALLGINGSGKTTLINMIINKEVWVHPNLKIGYYSQLGEILNPLNSILENVLETSIYDQSITRIILARLGFKRNDVFKDINILSDGERAKVKLAKLITSDFNFIIMDEPTNFLDIRAIEALEGLLKYYDRPILFVTHDISFINNLADELLMIENKKLNRFIGNLSQYRESKARSSKKTSSKDFLIDFRLTAISNRLAMEIPKSEREDLEEEYKNLLSQKNK
- a CDS encoding helix-turn-helix transcriptional regulator; translation: MAFITKVKEYREKAKYKQSELAEMVNARRETIVHLENGKYNPSLKLAMDIAKVFNVSVEDLFEFTDD
- a CDS encoding DUF2087 domain-containing protein, which gives rise to MDTQNINKWIKNNKIQKIPKKEKNKIELFNYIANLTFEKNVQYTEKEINEKLKNFYIDYAILRRYMVDYKILSRTKDCKTYWY